In Thermosphaera sp., a genomic segment contains:
- a CDS encoding 50S ribosomal protein L24e: MARLAKCAFCGEELEPGTGLMYVLNNGTIMWFCSRKCFKNYNMNRDPRRLKWTLKYGSKTK, encoded by the coding sequence ATGGCCAGGCTGGCGAAATGTGCGTTTTGCGGGGAAGAACTGGAGCCGGGTACCGGGTTAATGTATGTGTTGAATAACGGCACTATAATGTGGTTTTGCAGTAGAAAGTGCTTCAAGAACTACAACATGAACAGGGATCCTAGAAGGCTGAAGTGGACGTTAAAATATGGTTCCAAGACGAAGTAG
- the infB gene encoding translation initiation factor IF-2 produces MSSSRREWIRQPIIVVMGHVDHGKTTLLDKIRGTAVARKEPGEITQHVGASIVPSSVLKKIAEPLKKYFPKLQIEVPGLLFIDTPGHELFANLRKRGGSVADMAILVVDVMEGFQPQTIEAISILKEKKVPFVVAANKIDRIDGWKSTPDSPFLESIRNQSQRVVNALEEKIYRIVGELYSHGFEADRFDRIRDFRRTVAIIPISAKTGEGVSELLALITGLVQQFMKKKLVTSDEPAKGAVLEVKEEPGLGTTIDVIIYEGVLKKNDLFIIAGKSKPIVTRVRALLMPRPLQDMRMHEGRFNQVEEVFAATGVKISAPDLDEALAGSSLYVIPDESKIPEYLKIVSEEVAQLRFKTESDGVVIKADTLGSLEALLEAMRREKIPVKLADVGNVSRNDVLEASIVKKSRPEYGVILAFNVKLLPEAEEMASREEIPVFQSNIIYRLLEDYGKWIKELKEREVEREVSSLVRPAKIRILPGFIFRRSDPAIVGVEVLGGVMRPGCTLMRSDGVELGTLVQIRDRDNVLKEARVGQQVAVSIKGRLMIGRHVDEGDILYTSIPKEHVNIWLTKHKDKLSNDELLVLKEIIEIKRKQDPFYGFTAHPT; encoded by the coding sequence TTGAGTAGTTCGAGGAGAGAGTGGATTAGGCAACCTATCATAGTAGTCATGGGACATGTGGACCACGGTAAGACGACTTTGCTCGACAAGATAAGAGGAACTGCTGTTGCCAGGAAGGAACCTGGAGAGATTACGCAACACGTTGGCGCCAGCATCGTTCCATCCAGCGTCTTAAAGAAGATTGCGGAGCCCTTGAAGAAGTACTTCCCCAAGCTTCAAATCGAGGTCCCCGGGCTATTGTTCATCGATACGCCTGGTCATGAGTTGTTCGCTAATTTGAGGAAGAGGGGCGGGAGTGTAGCGGATATGGCGATCCTTGTCGTGGACGTCATGGAGGGTTTTCAACCTCAAACCATTGAAGCCATAAGCATCCTTAAGGAGAAGAAAGTACCCTTCGTAGTGGCTGCCAACAAGATCGATAGGATAGACGGCTGGAAGTCGACCCCTGACTCGCCATTCCTCGAATCAATAAGGAATCAATCCCAGAGAGTTGTGAACGCATTAGAAGAAAAGATTTACAGGATCGTAGGGGAACTATACAGCCACGGGTTTGAAGCCGATAGATTCGACAGGATCCGGGACTTCCGTAGAACTGTGGCGATAATCCCGATATCAGCTAAGACTGGGGAAGGCGTGAGCGAGCTTCTGGCGTTGATAACGGGGCTTGTGCAACAATTCATGAAGAAGAAGCTAGTGACCAGTGATGAACCAGCCAAGGGCGCGGTCCTCGAGGTTAAGGAGGAGCCGGGCTTGGGGACGACTATAGACGTCATAATCTATGAGGGGGTCTTGAAGAAAAACGATTTGTTCATCATTGCTGGAAAATCGAAGCCGATCGTGACCCGGGTCAGAGCCCTTTTAATGCCCAGACCCCTCCAGGACATGAGAATGCACGAGGGGAGGTTCAACCAGGTTGAGGAAGTGTTCGCCGCGACGGGCGTTAAGATATCAGCCCCGGATCTGGACGAAGCCCTAGCGGGTTCATCCCTCTACGTTATCCCCGACGAGTCGAAAATTCCAGAGTACTTGAAGATCGTCTCGGAGGAGGTTGCACAGCTCAGGTTTAAGACCGAGAGCGATGGAGTCGTTATAAAAGCGGACACGCTCGGCTCCCTGGAGGCCCTGCTGGAAGCTATGAGGAGGGAGAAGATACCAGTGAAGCTGGCTGACGTGGGAAATGTATCGAGAAACGACGTCTTAGAGGCAAGCATTGTTAAGAAGTCTCGCCCCGAGTACGGCGTAATCCTAGCTTTCAATGTAAAGCTGCTCCCGGAAGCGGAGGAGATGGCCAGTAGAGAAGAGATCCCGGTGTTTCAGAGCAACATCATATATCGTTTGCTCGAGGATTATGGAAAATGGATCAAGGAGTTGAAGGAGAGGGAGGTTGAGAGAGAAGTTTCATCCTTGGTGAGGCCGGCGAAAATCAGGATACTCCCCGGGTTCATATTCAGGAGGAGCGATCCAGCCATAGTTGGGGTTGAGGTTTTAGGCGGCGTGATGAGGCCAGGATGCACATTGATGAGGAGTGATGGAGTTGAGCTTGGCACGCTGGTCCAGATAAGGGATAGGGATAATGTTCTCAAGGAGGCTAGAGTCGGTCAGCAAGTAGCCGTGAGCATTAAGGGGCGGTTAATGATCGGACGCCATGTCGATGAAGGAGACATTCTCTACACTAGCATACCGAAGGAGCACGTCAATATCTGGCTCACCAAGCATAAAGACAAGTTGAGCAATGACGAGCTACTTGTCTTGAAGGAGATAATAGAGATAAAGAGGAAGCAAGACCCCTTCTACGGTTTTACGGCTCATCCTACTTGA
- a CDS encoding 30S ribosomal protein S6e, with protein MPDFKIVVNDPEAPKSLKTIKVKVMGEAEVPFTDKMKDKFELPVLRANRKLLEEINPVHGVVTVRMRRPDTGDKIKITGKLEVSDNVPDNTVLVNSEFLINLSGNTELEGEVFRATSWQVRVNDERTASLIGLKIGDEFDGTLLGLRNVKLRITGGSDISGFPMRPDIPGPVKKRALLSGPPGFYPSRSGERRRKMVRGNTVAPDTVQINTVIVYSK; from the coding sequence ATGCCGGATTTCAAGATAGTAGTAAACGATCCAGAAGCGCCTAAATCCCTGAAAACAATCAAAGTAAAGGTAATGGGAGAAGCTGAAGTCCCCTTCACAGATAAGATGAAGGATAAGTTCGAGCTCCCCGTGCTCAGGGCTAACAGGAAGTTGCTCGAAGAGATTAATCCTGTTCACGGAGTAGTTACGGTTAGAATGAGGCGCCCCGACACAGGCGATAAAATCAAGATAACCGGTAAGCTAGAAGTATCAGACAACGTCCCCGACAACACAGTGCTGGTGAACTCGGAGTTCCTCATCAACTTGTCTGGGAACACCGAGCTGGAGGGAGAAGTGTTCAGGGCAACTTCTTGGCAGGTAAGAGTTAATGATGAGAGGACAGCATCACTAATAGGCTTGAAAATAGGTGACGAGTTCGACGGCACCCTGCTCGGACTGCGCAATGTTAAGTTGAGGATAACAGGCGGAAGCGATATCAGCGGCTTTCCCATGAGACCTGACATCCCAGGTCCCGTGAAGAAGAGAGCATTACTCTCCGGTCCGCCGGGCTTCTACCCGTCGAGGAGCGGTGAGAGAAGGAGGAAAATGGTTAGAGGGAACACTGTAGCTCCAGATACTGTTCAAATAAACACGGTTATTGTTTACTCGAAATAG
- a CDS encoding translation initiation factor IF-2 subunit gamma, with the protein MPWEKKQPEVNIGVVGHVDHGKTTLVQALTGIWTARHSEELKRGMTIKLGYADGNIAICEDMSPPDAYTTEEICPSGSESKLLRRVSYVDAPGHEALMATMLSGAMLMDGAILVVAANEPCPQPQTVEHLIALNAIGIRNVVIVQNKIDVVTRERALQNYKEIKELVKGTVAENAPIIPVSALHKTNIDVLLQSFQEHIPTPARDLSKPPLMFIVRSFDVNRPGTTFEDLVGGVIGGSLIQGELKVGDEISILPGVRVPVGGSKTAYKYEPITTRIEEIRFGELQTDNARPGGLVAIRTPLDPSLTKADSLVGNVVSHPDHPPPIARILEVEYKVFERVVGAKEMTKLPPLQPRENIVLTIGTATRIGVVNKLSESRMTVELKDPVAVWEKARIAVSRRVLGRWRLAGWGVVESVS; encoded by the coding sequence ATGCCTTGGGAGAAAAAACAGCCTGAAGTAAATATCGGAGTGGTAGGGCACGTTGACCACGGGAAGACCACCCTCGTTCAAGCACTCACGGGCATATGGACTGCGAGACACAGCGAGGAGCTCAAGAGAGGAATGACGATTAAACTAGGATACGCGGACGGGAACATAGCGATTTGCGAGGACATGAGTCCCCCCGACGCATACACCACCGAGGAGATCTGTCCCAGCGGAAGCGAGTCGAAACTGCTTAGAAGAGTCAGTTATGTGGACGCGCCCGGCCACGAGGCCTTGATGGCGACAATGCTCAGTGGAGCAATGCTGATGGACGGCGCAATCCTCGTGGTAGCCGCCAACGAGCCTTGCCCCCAACCCCAGACAGTGGAGCACTTGATAGCTCTGAACGCAATAGGTATCAGGAACGTTGTGATCGTTCAAAACAAGATCGACGTGGTGACGAGGGAGAGAGCTCTTCAAAACTATAAGGAGATAAAAGAGCTGGTGAAGGGTACTGTAGCGGAGAACGCACCGATTATTCCTGTGAGCGCTTTACATAAGACTAACATAGACGTACTGCTACAGAGCTTCCAGGAGCATATTCCAACTCCCGCGCGCGACCTTAGCAAGCCGCCCTTAATGTTCATCGTTAGAAGCTTCGACGTTAACCGGCCTGGAACAACGTTTGAAGACCTGGTTGGAGGCGTCATAGGCGGGTCATTGATCCAGGGAGAGTTGAAAGTCGGCGATGAAATATCTATACTTCCAGGGGTAAGAGTCCCTGTTGGAGGATCTAAAACCGCTTACAAGTACGAGCCGATCACCACAAGGATCGAGGAGATACGCTTCGGGGAACTACAAACCGATAATGCTAGGCCTGGCGGGCTCGTAGCCATTAGGACCCCTCTAGATCCCTCTCTAACCAAAGCAGACTCCTTAGTGGGCAACGTGGTGTCTCACCCCGACCACCCGCCGCCTATCGCTAGGATCCTCGAAGTCGAGTACAAGGTTTTTGAAAGAGTCGTCGGAGCCAAGGAGATGACAAAGCTCCCGCCGCTTCAACCAAGAGAGAACATTGTGTTAACAATAGGAACTGCAACGAGGATCGGGGTCGTAAACAAGCTGTCGGAGTCACGCATGACCGTCGAGCTCAAGGATCCTGTAGCGGTTTGGGAGAAAGCAAGGATCGCTGTAAGTAGGAGGGTCCTAGGTCGCTGGAGACTTGCCGGCTGGGGTGTTGTTGAATCAGTGAGCTGA
- a CDS encoding 30S processome protein Utp24: protein MLDTNILLLIADGFPVLEEIEEQVAFKPEYIVLAQTLKELETIGGREGGLMKKKCELAIKIARERCKIVDHKPDEFRDADDAILDYATSYNAAIATNDRELRRRAREKGLSEIYLREESQRIVVEGLIEY from the coding sequence GTGTTAGACACTAATATACTGCTCCTTATCGCAGATGGTTTCCCTGTTCTAGAGGAGATCGAGGAACAAGTAGCGTTTAAGCCGGAATACATAGTTCTAGCACAAACCCTGAAAGAGCTGGAAACAATAGGGGGGAGAGAGGGAGGTTTAATGAAGAAGAAATGCGAGCTAGCAATCAAGATTGCAAGGGAGAGGTGCAAGATAGTTGATCATAAGCCGGACGAGTTCCGCGACGCTGACGACGCTATTCTGGACTACGCGACGTCGTACAACGCGGCAATCGCCACTAACGATAGGGAGCTCAGAAGGAGAGCCAGGGAGAAGGGGCTTTCAGAGATATACCTTAGGGAAGAGTCCCAAAGGATTGTGGTTGAAGGATTAATAGAGTATTAA
- a CDS encoding DNA-directed RNA polymerase, producing the protein MYNVIRVKDVVRIPPSKFGRPLEEVALEELRELYEGTVVVLKNPFTGEEKKEPSVIVTILRLNVDPSGKIIPGDGATYHNVEFEALVFHPQVKEVVEGEVVTVTKNGLYVDLGVLDGFIYINQVADEKVSYDAGRGSLLLEESKKYIEKGDVVRARIFNVSPMPGKGLRVHMTMRQPSMGKIA; encoded by the coding sequence TTGTATAATGTAATCAGAGTTAAGGACGTCGTGAGAATACCTCCGTCGAAGTTTGGACGGCCGCTAGAGGAGGTCGCCCTTGAAGAGCTCCGCGAGCTGTACGAGGGAACCGTTGTCGTCTTAAAGAATCCTTTCACAGGAGAGGAGAAGAAAGAGCCCTCGGTGATAGTTACTATCCTCAGGTTGAATGTTGATCCTTCTGGGAAGATAATACCCGGAGATGGTGCGACATACCATAACGTCGAGTTCGAAGCACTAGTGTTCCATCCCCAAGTCAAGGAAGTCGTCGAAGGAGAAGTAGTCACAGTTACGAAGAACGGGCTTTACGTGGATCTCGGAGTACTGGACGGCTTCATCTACATTAATCAGGTAGCCGATGAGAAGGTCTCCTACGACGCTGGCAGGGGCTCCCTGCTCTTAGAGGAGTCTAAGAAGTATATCGAGAAAGGCGATGTCGTCAGAGCCAGAATATTCAATGTCTCCCCAATGCCGGGGAAGGGTTTAAGGGTTCACATGACCATGAGACAACCATCCATGGGAAAGATAGCTTAG
- the spt4 gene encoding transcription elongation factor subunit Spt4 produces MSKRGKPFKACKNCKTLVEREAGVCPTCGSKSFTDEWNGVIIILNPEKSDLARKLDLKQKGRYVVKIG; encoded by the coding sequence GTGAGTAAGCGGGGAAAACCCTTCAAGGCGTGCAAAAACTGCAAAACACTTGTCGAGAGAGAAGCTGGGGTGTGCCCGACGTGTGGTTCAAAAAGCTTCACAGACGAGTGGAACGGTGTCATAATAATACTCAATCCCGAGAAGAGCGATTTAGCCAGGAAACTGGACTTAAAGCAGAAGGGAAGATACGTGGTTAAGATTGGGTGA
- a CDS encoding DUF359 domain-containing protein, whose translation MGEPSHPIPCLKPPGFLRKTLSLPQGKLYVSEKPVISGLSSDATIGDVVSSNHISRVKIVDYKTKRFEKVRGNRSERTPVIRLVNPAGCVSLNSFVINLLKTPFTAEVVGEEDLLVFSLAPSLVKSGRVLYGQPNTGVVELEADGVRILKLLKTFKLVKTVI comes from the coding sequence TTGGGTGAGCCCAGCCATCCTATTCCCTGTTTAAAGCCGCCGGGTTTTCTCAGGAAAACGCTTAGTCTCCCGCAAGGAAAACTGTATGTTTCAGAAAAACCCGTTATTTCCGGGTTAAGCTCGGATGCAACAATAGGGGATGTTGTCTCCTCAAACCATATTTCAAGAGTGAAAATCGTTGATTATAAGACGAAGAGGTTTGAGAAAGTTCGCGGAAACCGCTCAGAGCGCACACCCGTGATCCGCTTGGTCAACCCGGCTGGATGCGTCAGCCTCAATTCATTCGTAATAAACCTCTTAAAGACGCCCTTTACTGCTGAGGTTGTTGGCGAGGAGGACCTGCTCGTCTTTTCGCTGGCTCCCTCGCTCGTTAAATCGGGGAGAGTTCTATACGGGCAACCCAACACGGGGGTCGTAGAGCTTGAAGCTGATGGAGTCAGGATTTTAAAGCTTCTTAAAACTTTTAAGCTAGTTAAAACCGTTATTTAG
- a CDS encoding 30S ribosomal protein S24e, producing MVKTIQLDKYMGEVVEERYNPLIKRVEVVIKIGHPGEGTPSKGLLRIALSKHYGKPVEQVIIRSLETEFGVQVSRVEAHVYDDASRVKLFEPEYIIKRNDESLQKIQQSQ from the coding sequence GTGGTTAAGACTATTCAGTTAGACAAATACATGGGCGAGGTCGTCGAAGAACGCTACAACCCGTTGATAAAGAGAGTTGAAGTAGTTATCAAGATTGGCCACCCGGGCGAGGGAACACCGAGCAAGGGGTTGCTGAGAATAGCCTTGTCGAAACACTACGGTAAACCTGTTGAGCAGGTTATAATTAGGAGTTTGGAGACGGAGTTCGGCGTCCAAGTGAGCAGGGTCGAGGCCCATGTTTACGATGACGCCTCTAGGGTTAAACTATTTGAACCCGAATATATAATAAAGCGAAACGATGAATCCCTTCAGAAGATTCAACAATCCCAGTGA
- a CDS encoding 30S ribosomal protein S27ae, whose product MPYVHKLYEVDYKSGAIKRKNKTCPKCGSFMAFHQKPVARWHCGRCGYVEYAPK is encoded by the coding sequence ATGCCTTACGTTCACAAACTATATGAGGTTGATTACAAATCCGGTGCGATAAAGAGGAAGAACAAGACCTGTCCGAAGTGCGGGTCCTTCATGGCTTTTCACCAGAAGCCTGTTGCTAGATGGCACTGTGGAAGATGCGGGTACGTTGAGTACGCTCCGAAGTAG
- the kae1 gene encoding KEOPS complex N(6)-L-threonylcarbamoyladenine synthase Kae1, whose protein sequence is MNPLASHRIPYDIPGVHAQELISLGFESTSHTFGVGIVRLRGGAVEVLANVNSQYKPPKGGLHPREASYHHMEKAYSLLKQALEKAGVSLKDVSVVSYSMGPGLGPCLRVSASVARFLASYYDKPLVPVNHAIAHIEIGKLYSGFTDPLVIYVSGGNTMIVVAKDGAYRVLGETLDIPLGNLLDTFAREIGIAPPYVVEGKHAVDLCSEWNPDFVPLPYTVKGSDLSFSGLLTAALQRARNARGDRRTLGAICNSLRETAFNMLVEVAERSLILSGKKSILLVGGVASNTVLKWKLEKLSEIHGIPYYGTPPDIAGDNGLMISYTGLLMYLNGFSVKPEEAFVRQRLRLDEGSYPWLGL, encoded by the coding sequence ATGAACCCCCTCGCCTCCCACAGGATACCCTATGACATCCCGGGGGTCCATGCTCAGGAATTAATTTCCCTCGGCTTTGAGTCAACCAGCCACACATTCGGAGTCGGGATCGTAAGGCTCAGGGGCGGTGCAGTCGAGGTACTGGCAAACGTTAACAGCCAGTATAAGCCGCCAAAGGGGGGTTTACATCCTCGGGAGGCCTCTTATCACCACATGGAGAAAGCATATTCGTTGCTTAAACAAGCCCTGGAGAAGGCTGGGGTGAGCTTGAAAGATGTTTCAGTCGTGAGCTACTCAATGGGTCCAGGTCTGGGTCCATGCCTACGGGTCTCCGCGAGCGTCGCCAGGTTCCTGGCTTCATACTACGATAAGCCTCTTGTCCCAGTTAACCATGCAATCGCTCACATCGAGATAGGCAAGCTCTACAGTGGTTTCACAGACCCGCTCGTAATATACGTCTCCGGCGGGAACACAATGATCGTTGTAGCTAAGGATGGAGCATACAGGGTTCTCGGCGAGACTCTCGACATCCCCCTTGGAAACCTGTTGGATACTTTTGCCCGTGAAATAGGGATAGCCCCTCCCTACGTGGTCGAAGGAAAACACGCCGTAGACTTGTGCTCAGAGTGGAACCCTGATTTCGTCCCACTACCCTACACTGTAAAAGGTAGCGATCTGAGCTTTTCGGGTCTTCTAACAGCCGCATTACAGAGAGCGAGAAATGCTCGAGGAGATAGAAGGACGCTAGGAGCCATCTGCAACAGCTTGAGGGAAACAGCCTTCAACATGCTGGTAGAAGTTGCTGAGAGAAGCCTTATTCTCTCAGGTAAGAAATCTATCCTCCTCGTGGGAGGAGTAGCGTCTAACACGGTGTTGAAATGGAAGCTTGAGAAGCTCTCGGAGATTCACGGCATACCCTACTACGGCACGCCTCCCGATATAGCAGGAGATAATGGATTAATGATCTCCTATACTGGGTTGTTAATGTATCTCAACGGTTTCTCGGTGAAGCCTGAAGAAGCCTTCGTAAGGCAGAGGTTAAGGTTGGACGAGGGGTCTTACCCGTGGCTGGGATTGTAA
- a CDS encoding KEOPS complex kinase/ATPase Bud32, protein MAGIVNYHNRGAEAVIYRVKIFGKDFIVKKRLDKPYRHELFNKVFKEHRTRVEARILAHLRSIGLNVPAPIIVDAKNGVLVIEYVKGVSLSSIIGSLSDSELSRVAGELGRQVAIMHSNKIYHGDLTLSNTIYSGEKVFIIDFGLAGYSDDVEEYAIDLHLLNRNLLAMYPSLADRFMASFLHSYRDNFKGSFEEVKNRFLEIRVRGRYVDRELRKSVMRERYVSE, encoded by the coding sequence GTGGCTGGGATTGTAAACTATCATAATAGAGGAGCTGAGGCGGTAATATACCGCGTTAAAATCTTCGGAAAAGACTTCATCGTTAAGAAGAGGCTGGATAAGCCGTATAGGCATGAATTATTCAACAAAGTATTCAAGGAGCATAGGACCAGAGTGGAGGCGAGAATACTCGCTCACTTACGCAGCATAGGTCTCAACGTTCCAGCCCCAATCATCGTTGACGCTAAGAACGGGGTCCTAGTTATCGAATACGTCAAGGGGGTTTCGCTCTCCTCGATAATAGGCTCCCTCAGCGATTCAGAATTGAGTAGGGTAGCCGGGGAGTTGGGGAGACAAGTCGCCATAATGCATTCTAATAAAATCTACCACGGAGATCTAACCTTGTCCAACACCATCTATAGTGGAGAGAAAGTATTCATCATAGACTTCGGGTTGGCCGGGTATAGCGATGACGTGGAGGAATACGCCATAGACCTTCACTTACTAAACCGGAACCTCCTAGCTATGTATCCTTCACTGGCCGATAGATTCATGGCTTCCTTCCTGCACTCGTACAGGGATAATTTCAAGGGTAGCTTCGAAGAAGTTAAGAACAGGTTTCTCGAGATAAGGGTGAGAGGGAGATATGTCGACAGAGAGCTCAGGAAGAGCGTCATGAGGGAGAGGTATGTATCCGAGTGA
- a CDS encoding XTP/dITP diphosphatase has translation MYPSEVFFATGNKHKFDEVKPIASKYGFVLKQYPGVKFEVQSDDLRVIARTAAIQAYGEVGKPILVEDAGLFVEALNGFPGPYSSFVYKTIGVEGLLKLMKDIADRRACFKSVAVLIYEPYFVVKEGEVCGHIAHEARGDKGFGFDPVFIPDGSDKTFAEMSIEEKNLFSHRAKAVEGVFSFLREHGLRTE, from the coding sequence ATGTATCCGAGTGAGGTATTCTTCGCTACTGGAAACAAGCACAAATTTGACGAGGTTAAACCCATAGCATCGAAATACGGGTTTGTTCTCAAGCAGTACCCGGGAGTCAAGTTTGAAGTACAATCAGACGACCTGCGAGTCATAGCCAGAACGGCTGCTATTCAAGCATATGGGGAAGTTGGCAAGCCCATTCTAGTGGAAGACGCCGGCTTGTTCGTGGAGGCTTTAAACGGGTTCCCGGGACCATATAGTAGCTTCGTCTACAAGACGATAGGAGTCGAAGGCCTACTGAAGCTGATGAAGGATATCGCAGACCGAAGAGCATGCTTTAAATCCGTTGCAGTGCTGATTTACGAGCCGTATTTCGTAGTCAAGGAGGGAGAAGTGTGCGGGCACATAGCTCATGAAGCCAGAGGGGACAAGGGCTTCGGTTTCGACCCGGTTTTCATCCCAGACGGCTCCGATAAAACATTCGCTGAGATGAGCATTGAGGAGAAAAACCTGTTCAGCCACAGAGCGAAGGCCGTTGAAGGAGTTTTCTCCTTTCTCAGAGAACACGGGTTACGGACTGAATAA
- a CDS encoding 30S ribosomal protein S15: MNKKRDRGQSHSNRPARAGPPRWLKLDMSPSDVELLVVELAKKGYTPSMIGVLLRDQYGIPLVKQVTGKKLVEILSKHGVKVAIPEDLMSLMQKAVNLRRHLSEHPKDYHSKKGLIEVESKIHRLVKYYKRIGVLPSDWKYDPEKAKLLISGGIYSFAQQPSQ; this comes from the coding sequence ATGAACAAGAAGAGAGACCGTGGTCAATCACACTCTAACAGGCCGGCGAGAGCTGGTCCGCCGAGATGGCTGAAGCTAGACATGAGCCCTAGCGATGTAGAGCTCTTAGTAGTCGAGCTCGCGAAGAAAGGTTACACTCCATCCATGATCGGCGTCTTACTGAGGGATCAGTATGGAATCCCGCTCGTTAAACAAGTAACGGGGAAGAAGCTTGTAGAGATATTGAGCAAGCACGGCGTCAAAGTCGCTATTCCCGAGGACCTCATGTCTTTAATGCAGAAGGCCGTTAACCTCAGAAGGCATTTAAGCGAGCATCCGAAGGATTACCACAGCAAGAAGGGGTTGATAGAGGTTGAGTCGAAGATCCATAGACTGGTTAAGTATTATAAGAGGATCGGCGTTCTACCATCGGACTGGAAGTACGACCCTGAGAAGGCGAAGCTCCTAATATCCGGCGGTATTTATTCGTTCGCGCAACAGCCCTCTCAATAA
- a CDS encoding 30S ribosomal protein S3ae, translating to MPAKAKYTARDKWKMKKWFEILAPKAFGEISLGSTPADEPEKLVGRVVETTLYDLTGDISQVHVKLYFQVVTVDGGKAYTRFKGHELARDYMKSLIRRKSSKIQGIFDVTTKDGFVLRLTIVALTSFRCKTSQKKSIRKIMRDYIMSKAPELTMDELVNEILSGKISNEVAEAARKIYPIRRVEVYKSKLLMIPTEEGPKPAVVISPVQLKSK from the coding sequence ATGCCGGCGAAGGCAAAGTATACTGCACGCGACAAGTGGAAGATGAAGAAGTGGTTTGAAATACTTGCGCCTAAGGCGTTTGGAGAGATATCCCTGGGGTCTACTCCAGCAGACGAGCCCGAAAAGCTGGTGGGAAGGGTCGTCGAGACGACTCTCTACGATTTAACCGGGGATATATCGCAGGTTCACGTTAAGCTCTACTTCCAAGTCGTCACCGTCGATGGGGGTAAGGCCTACACCAGGTTTAAGGGGCACGAGCTAGCTCGCGACTACATGAAAAGCTTGATCAGGAGGAAGAGCAGTAAGATCCAGGGAATATTCGACGTGACAACTAAGGATGGATTCGTGTTGAGACTTACTATAGTAGCGTTGACGAGTTTCAGGTGCAAAACAAGCCAGAAGAAGTCCATAAGAAAGATAATGAGAGATTACATCATGTCGAAAGCCCCGGAGCTCACAATGGACGAGCTCGTCAACGAGATTTTAAGCGGAAAAATCTCGAACGAAGTAGCAGAGGCGGCTAGAAAGATATATCCGATAAGGAGAGTGGAAGTTTACAAGTCGAAACTACTCATGATCCCCACAGAGGAGGGTCCGAAGCCGGCCGTTGTCATATCCCCTGTTCAATTGAAGTCCAAGTAG